GAGGGCACCGATCTGCAAAAAATCACGACGCGTATGGCCGTTGCACAAGGGCGAGACCGTCCGAGCCGAGTATTGCAGATTGAGCATGGCAGGCGTCCTGAGGCGGGGTAGGAATTGAGCCTGATCCTACCCTATCGGCACTGCCAGTTGCAATAGTGAGCGTTTATGCGACGGGGCTACGCATTCTTTGAACTTATGTTCGACTGGAGTGATGGAGTGGGTGTCAGGGCCAATGGAATGCCCTTCGCCCTTGATTAGCGGGTGCGAGGGACTTCGCCATCCGTTAGCGGTCGCGTCGGCTGCGACCGTTTGTGGCATGCTGACCATCGCCCCGGGCTGCGAAGCGAATCGCGCTGGGGGGCCGCGAACTGTTGCCAACACGTATCGCAATCTGCTGCGACACTTGCCAGTCGATGCGCTCGTCGCAGCGGGAATGTATACCTTATGATGATCTTCGTTTCGGTCTCGCGGCCCCCAAGTCGAGTGCTCCGATACCTTCAACGACATTCCCCGCGCTTAGTAGGTTCGAATGATTACCGTTAGTGCTCGCATCACCATTCCCGAAAGTGAACTGCGCTTCACGTTTTCTCGTAGCAGCGGGCCGGGCGGGCAGAACGTGAACAAGGTCAGCAGCAAAGCGACCATGCACTGGAACGCCGTGGAATCGCCCAGTTTGCCCGACGACGTCAAACAGCGGTTCCTCACGACCTACAAGAGTAAACTCACCACGCTGGGTGAAGTGGTGATTGTCAGCCAGGAATCGCGGGACCAGCCCAAGAATATTCAGATTTGTCTCGATAAGTTGCGGGGCATGATCTTGGAAATCCTCGTCCCGCCCAAAAAGCGACGCCCCACGAAGCCCACCAAGGGATCGAAAGTTCGCCGGTTGGATGCCAAAAAGGGTCGTTCGCAAACCAAGCAAAACCGTCGGCCTATCAAGGGCGAATAGTTACCTTACGGTGTAGAGTGGACTTTAGCCCACGTCGCCAATCCATCCATGTGGGCTCAAGCTCACACGACAACTCGAGAGGCGATTGAACCAGCTATATGACTGACCGCAACAAGCTCATCGAAAAGTTTCGCGTGTCCCCGGGCAAGAAGTTCGATCTTGCCGATCACGACCCCGATTGGTCCGGCGACAAAGATGTTGCCGTCGAAAAGCGGAAGGAATATGCGAAGGAATCGCTGACGTTGGACGTGAGCGAACTGGCCGAAGCGCAAGAGATGCTCTACGCCGACAATTCCTGGTCGCTCCTGGTCATCTTTCAGGCAATGGATGCCGCGGGCAAAGACAGCACGATCAAGCACGTCATGTCGGGCATCAACCCGCAAGGCTGCCAGGTCTATTCGTTCAAGCATCCATCAGCCGAAGAACTCGATCACGATTTCCTCTGGCGCTGTAACCGAGCACTCCCCGAGCGCGGCCGCATCGGCATCTTCAACCGTTCCTACTACGAAGAAGTCCTGATTGTCCGCGTGCATCCCGAGCTGATCGGTGCCCAGCGGATTCCCGGGGTGCAGCCCGGCGAAGCGCTCAAGAAAGAGTTCTGGGAGCATCGCTATGAAGATATCAACTCGTTTGAACGCCACCTGACGCGCAATGGAACCACTATCGTCAAGTTCTTCTTGAACATCTCGAAGAAGGAGCAACGAAAGCGGTTCCTCAAACGCATCGACGAGCCCGAGAAGCATTGGAAGTTTGCCGCATCCGACTTGCACGAGCGAAATTATTGGGACGACTACATGCGGGCCTACGAAGATTGCCTCTCTGCCACCAGCACCGAACATGCTCCCTGGTACGTAATTCCCGCCGATCACAAATGGGTGACTCGGGCAGCGGTGGCGGCAATTCTGAACCAAACCATTCGCGGCCTGGGGCTCAAGTGGCCACAGATTTCGCCAGCCCAAGCAGCCGAGATCGCCAAAGCGCGCGAGGAGTTAAAGGGAGAATAGAACGCTCGCGGAACGGCCCCATGTTTGCCACCACCAGCGTTTGGACCCTACAATCAGGCATCTCTTCTCGGAGCGGCGGGATCATGCACTTGTCTTCCCTCAGAATGGCGATTTACGCCTGCGTGCCTTGCCTGGCAATCGCGCTGACGGCAACCGCGCAGGAACACGATGCGGCGAATGCTCGCGCGGCGATGATTCGCCAGATCGACCGGCGCATCGACGAAACGCTCGCCAAGGCGCAACTGGCTGCGGCTGAGGAAGCAGACGATGCCGAGTTTTTGCGGCGGGCCCATCTCGATCTGACTGGCGTGATTCCGCGCGTGGCTGAGGTGCGCAGATTCCTGGCCGATCAGCGGCCCGACAAACGTGCGCAATTGATCGACGACCTGCTGGCCTCGCCGGCTCATGCGAATCATCTGGCCAACCTCTGGCGCTCGATCATGTTGCCGGGTGGCATCAGCTTGGAGCAGATTAATAGTGTGGTTGGCGTGCAGAATTGGCTACGGCAACGCTTCATCGAGAATCTGCGTTACGACAACCTCGTCTCCGAGTTGCTGGTTGCTACCGCCGGAGATGATGCCGGCCCAGCGCTCTATTACACCTCGCTCAATCTGGCTCCCGAGAAGCTGGCTTCCAGCACTGCCCGCATCTTCCTGGGGCTGCAGATTGAATGTGCCGAGTGCCACGATCATCCCACCGATCAATGGAAGCAGGCCGATTTTTGGGGGTACGCGTCTTTCTTCGCCCAGTTGCAACGACCCGAGAATAATCTCCCTGGCATGCAGGCCAGATTGATCGACCTCGAAACGGGCGACGTGAAGATTCCCAATACGGAATCGATCGTCCCACCGAAATTTCCCAGCGGGCGTAATCCCGCGCCCGATGAACTTGGTTCCCGGCGCATGAAACTCGCCGTCTGGATGGCCTCGCGCGACAATCCGTACCTCGCCCGGGCAGCCGTGAATCGAGGGTGGGCCATTCTGTTCGGCCGCGGGCTGGTGGAACCGGTCGATGATCTCGGCCCCCACAATCCAGCATCGCATCCAGAACTTCTCGACGAGTTGACTCAATATTTCATCGACACGGGCTTCGATCTGCGCGAACTGCTCCGCACTTTGGCACAGACCAAGACATATCAGCGGACCAGTCGCTGGACATCGGTCGAAGTGCCACCGGAATTGTACGCGCACATGCCCGTGAAAGCCCTTTCCGCGGAGCAACTCTACGATTCGCTCAATCGTGTGCTCGTGCGGCGCGGTCAAGGCGATATGCCTGGGCTGAACGTGCGCAGTCCGCTGCTCGATCCGCAGCGGCAGCAATTCCTCGCCAAGATGCAAGGCCAAGGTCGCTCGCCGCTGGAATATCAAGCCGGCGTGCTGCAAGCGCTCACGCTGCTCAATGGTGTCGATTTGACCGAAGCGACAACCGCCGAGAGAAGCCCGCTGTTGCTAGCGCTCGATGCTCCTCTGTTCGACGATGGCGAAAAACTCGAAGCGATGTTTCTCGCCACGGTCACTCGCCCACCGACAGCTGATGAAGGTGGACTGTTTCTCAAGCATGTTGCCGCGCGCTCGCCGAGCGAGAAGAATAAGGCCTGGAGCGATTTGCTCTGGGCCGTCCTCAACACGGCCGAATTCGCAACGAATCATTAACAAGTAGCCCGACGCGTTAGCGAGGGTGCGGCTCATAGGGGATGCTGATTCGCACTTCTCCCTTGCTG
Above is a window of Anatilimnocola aggregata DNA encoding:
- a CDS encoding polyphosphate kinase 2 family protein, giving the protein MTDRNKLIEKFRVSPGKKFDLADHDPDWSGDKDVAVEKRKEYAKESLTLDVSELAEAQEMLYADNSWSLLVIFQAMDAAGKDSTIKHVMSGINPQGCQVYSFKHPSAEELDHDFLWRCNRALPERGRIGIFNRSYYEEVLIVRVHPELIGAQRIPGVQPGEALKKEFWEHRYEDINSFERHLTRNGTTIVKFFLNISKKEQRKRFLKRIDEPEKHWKFAASDLHERNYWDDYMRAYEDCLSATSTEHAPWYVIPADHKWVTRAAVAAILNQTIRGLGLKWPQISPAQAAEIAKAREELKGE
- a CDS encoding DUF1549 domain-containing protein, which encodes MHLSSLRMAIYACVPCLAIALTATAQEHDAANARAAMIRQIDRRIDETLAKAQLAAAEEADDAEFLRRAHLDLTGVIPRVAEVRRFLADQRPDKRAQLIDDLLASPAHANHLANLWRSIMLPGGISLEQINSVVGVQNWLRQRFIENLRYDNLVSELLVATAGDDAGPALYYTSLNLAPEKLASSTARIFLGLQIECAECHDHPTDQWKQADFWGYASFFAQLQRPENNLPGMQARLIDLETGDVKIPNTESIVPPKFPSGRNPAPDELGSRRMKLAVWMASRDNPYLARAAVNRGWAILFGRGLVEPVDDLGPHNPASHPELLDELTQYFIDTGFDLRELLRTLAQTKTYQRTSRWTSVEVPPELYAHMPVKALSAEQLYDSLNRVLVRRGQGDMPGLNVRSPLLDPQRQQFLAKMQGQGRSPLEYQAGVLQALTLLNGVDLTEATTAERSPLLLALDAPLFDDGEKLEAMFLATVTRPPTADEGGLFLKHVAARSPSEKNKAWSDLLWAVLNTAEFATNH
- the arfB gene encoding alternative ribosome rescue aminoacyl-tRNA hydrolase ArfB; this encodes MITVSARITIPESELRFTFSRSSGPGGQNVNKVSSKATMHWNAVESPSLPDDVKQRFLTTYKSKLTTLGEVVIVSQESRDQPKNIQICLDKLRGMILEILVPPKKRRPTKPTKGSKVRRLDAKKGRSQTKQNRRPIKGE